From one Cynocephalus volans isolate mCynVol1 chromosome X, mCynVol1.pri, whole genome shotgun sequence genomic stretch:
- the LOC134367374 gene encoding protein BEX1-like, with the protein MESKEEQVVKNLKKESAQQENEEKDEKEPVATKGGEPLALLLEADEYSVPRGNRRRFRVRQPILQYRWDVMHKLGEPQAGMREDNRDRIGEEVRQLMEKLREKHLSHSLRAVSTDPPHHDHRDEFCLMP; encoded by the coding sequence ATGGAGTCCAAAGAGGAACAAGTGGTAAAAAATCTCAAAAAGGAAAGTGCCcaacaggaaaatgaagaaaaagatgaaaaggagCCAGTTGCTACTAAAGGGGGAGAGCCCTTGGCCCTCCTTTTGGAAGCTGATGAATACTCTGTGCCTAGAGGAAATCGTAGGCGGTTCCGCGTTAGGCAGCCCATCCTGCAGTATAGATGGGACGTGATGCATAAGCTTGGAGAGCCACAGGCAGGGATGAGAGAAGACAATAGGGATAGGATTGGGGAGGAGGTGAGGCAGCTCATGGAAAAGCTGAGGGAAAAGCACTTGAGTCATAGTCTGCGGGCAGTTAGCACTGACCCCCCTCACCATGACCATCGTGATGAGTTTTGCCTTATGCCCTGA